A genomic region of bacterium contains the following coding sequences:
- a CDS encoding DUF2283 domain-containing protein, whose translation MKITYDGKGDTLGILIKDEQIHHAEEYGDIVINYDINNQPVEIEILDASKFLGDFLTGIIRAKPNAKLVEVST comes from the coding sequence ATGAAGATAACATATGATGGTAAAGGTGATACTTTAGGTATCTTAATAAAAGATGAGCAAATACATCATGCAGAAGAATATGGAGATATTGTAATAAATTACGATATTAATAACCAACCGGTGGAAATAGAGATATTGGATGCCAGTAAATTTCTTGGTGATTTTCTCACAGGTATAATCCGGGCAAAGCCAAATGCAAAATTAGTAGAGGTAAGCACATAA